A genome region from Geobacter pickeringii includes the following:
- the rfbG gene encoding CDP-glucose 4,6-dehydratase, which translates to MVNADFWRGKRVFLTGHTGFKGSWLSIWLHAMEAEVTGYALESPTDPSLFGLARVAELGHSVIADVRDIDRLRAEMATAAPEIVIHMAAQPLVRDSYKIPVETYTVNVMGTVNLLEAVRGCPSVRAVVNVTTDKVYENREWVWGYRENEPFGGYDPYSNSKACSELVTAAYRSSYFNPRDHGKHGVALATARAGNVIGGGDWATDRLIPDVLRAVLAGEAVRIRNPRAVRPWQHVLEPLSGYLLLARRLYEDGARYAEGWNFGPAESDARPVEWIVKRLCDRWEGGARYEIDRGEHPHEAHYLKLDCSKARSELGWQPRWGLERALDSIVDWTRQYRDKGDMRNACLRQIDDYSRCEVHQ; encoded by the coding sequence ATGGTAAACGCAGATTTCTGGAGAGGTAAACGGGTCTTTCTCACCGGTCACACCGGCTTCAAGGGGTCATGGCTCTCCATCTGGCTCCACGCGATGGAGGCGGAGGTGACGGGGTATGCCCTGGAGTCGCCGACCGACCCGAGCCTCTTTGGCCTGGCCCGGGTCGCGGAACTGGGCCACTCGGTCATCGCCGACGTGCGGGACATCGATCGGCTCAGGGCGGAGATGGCGACGGCCGCTCCCGAGATCGTCATCCACATGGCGGCCCAGCCCCTGGTGCGGGATTCGTACAAGATTCCGGTGGAGACCTATACCGTCAACGTCATGGGGACGGTGAACCTGCTGGAGGCGGTACGCGGCTGTCCGTCGGTGCGGGCCGTTGTCAATGTCACTACCGACAAGGTGTACGAAAATCGGGAATGGGTCTGGGGGTACCGGGAGAACGAGCCGTTCGGCGGCTACGACCCCTATTCCAACAGCAAGGCCTGCTCCGAACTGGTGACTGCCGCCTACCGCAGTTCCTACTTCAACCCGCGGGACCATGGGAAGCACGGAGTCGCGCTTGCCACCGCCCGGGCCGGCAACGTCATCGGCGGTGGCGACTGGGCCACCGATCGGCTGATTCCCGATGTGCTTCGTGCCGTTTTAGCCGGAGAGGCGGTACGGATCCGCAACCCCCGCGCAGTCCGCCCGTGGCAGCACGTGCTGGAACCCCTGTCCGGCTATCTGCTCCTGGCCCGGCGGTTGTACGAGGACGGTGCACGGTATGCGGAAGGATGGAACTTCGGTCCGGCCGAGAGCGACGCCCGTCCCGTGGAGTGGATCGTTAAACGGCTCTGCGACCGGTGGGAGGGGGGTGCCCGCTACGAGATCGACCGGGGCGAGCATCCCCACGAGGCCCACTACCTGAAGCTCGATTGCTCCAAGGCCAGGTCGGAACTGGGATGGCAGCCGCGGTGGGGACTGGAGAGAGCGCTCGACAGCATCGTTGACTGGACCCGGCAGTATCGGGACAAGGGCGACATGAGAAATGCCTGTTTGCGGCAGATAGATGACTATTCAAGATGCGAGGTACACCAGTGA
- the rfbF gene encoding glucose-1-phosphate cytidylyltransferase: MKVVILAGGLGTRLSEETVVRPKPMVEIGGKPILWHIMKIYSHYGYNDFVVCLGFKGYMIKEYFSNYFLHMSDVTFDMKNNAMEVHQQYAEPWKVTLVDTGADSMTGGRVKRVAPYIGNETFMLTYGDGVANVDVAALVESHTRHGRQATVTSVQPMGRFGALDLSGDNTVRGFQEKPKGDGSWINGGFFVLEPGVLGRIEGDSTVFEKEPLEGLARDGELVAYKHDGFWQPMDTLRDKNYLEELWSTGNAPWKLW; this comes from the coding sequence ATGAAGGTAGTGATCCTTGCAGGGGGGCTCGGAACCCGGCTCAGCGAAGAGACCGTGGTGCGGCCGAAGCCGATGGTGGAGATCGGCGGAAAGCCGATCCTCTGGCATATCATGAAGATCTATTCCCACTACGGATACAATGATTTTGTCGTCTGCCTCGGGTTCAAGGGGTACATGATCAAGGAGTACTTCTCCAATTACTTCCTCCATATGAGCGATGTGACCTTCGACATGAAAAACAACGCCATGGAGGTGCACCAGCAGTACGCCGAGCCGTGGAAGGTGACGCTGGTGGACACGGGTGCCGACTCCATGACCGGTGGTCGGGTCAAGCGGGTCGCTCCCTACATCGGGAACGAGACGTTCATGCTTACCTATGGCGACGGGGTGGCCAATGTCGACGTTGCCGCCCTCGTTGAATCCCACACGCGTCACGGCAGGCAGGCAACGGTCACGTCGGTGCAGCCCATGGGAAGATTCGGTGCCCTCGATCTTTCCGGAGATAACACGGTTCGCGGTTTTCAGGAGAAACCCAAGGGAGACGGCAGCTGGATCAATGGCGGATTCTTCGTCCTCGAGCCGGGGGTGCTGGGAAGAATCGAGGGCGATTCCACCGTATTCGAGAAAGAACCTCTTGAAGGGCTGGCCCGTGACGGGGAGCTGGTTGCCTACAAGCATGACGGCTTCTGGCAGCCGATGGATACCCTGAGGGACAAGAATTATCTGGAGGAACTCTGGAGTACGGGCAATGCCCCCTGGAAACTCTGGTGA
- the fcl gene encoding GDP-L-fucose synthase, with protein sequence MDKNARIYVAGHRGLVGSAIVRKLAAEGYGNLLRRTSDELDLRDQAAVASFFEQERPEYVFLAAAKVGGIVANNSYPADFIYDNLMIEANVIHSAWRTGVTKLLFLGSTCIYPKLAPQPIREEYLLTGPLEPTNEPYAVAKIAGLTLCRSYNRQYGTRFISAMPTNLYGPGDNFDLQNSHVLPALIRKFHEAKLAAAPTVTVWGTGSPYREFVHVDDVADASLFLMRHHEGNDIVNIGSGEEIAIRDLALLVKRVVGFGGELAFDTSKPDGTPRKLSDVSRLHALGWQHRIGLEEGIAGVYEWYKERL encoded by the coding sequence ATGGATAAGAACGCGCGCATTTACGTCGCCGGCCACCGGGGACTCGTCGGGTCGGCCATCGTCAGGAAACTGGCGGCCGAGGGGTACGGCAACCTCCTCCGGCGCACCAGTGACGAGCTCGACCTGCGCGATCAGGCCGCCGTCGCCTCCTTTTTCGAGCAGGAGCGGCCGGAGTACGTCTTCCTGGCGGCGGCCAAGGTGGGGGGGATCGTCGCCAACAATTCCTATCCGGCCGACTTCATCTACGACAACCTGATGATCGAGGCGAACGTCATTCACAGCGCCTGGCGCACGGGGGTGACGAAACTCCTCTTCCTCGGGAGCACCTGCATCTACCCGAAGCTCGCCCCCCAGCCGATCCGGGAGGAGTATCTCCTCACCGGTCCCCTGGAGCCGACCAACGAACCCTATGCGGTGGCCAAGATCGCCGGGCTCACCCTCTGCCGGTCATACAACCGCCAGTACGGGACCCGCTTCATCTCCGCCATGCCGACCAATCTCTACGGGCCGGGCGACAATTTCGATCTCCAGAACTCCCACGTCCTGCCTGCCCTCATCCGCAAGTTCCACGAGGCGAAGCTCGCGGCCGCACCGACCGTCACCGTCTGGGGGACCGGAAGCCCGTACCGCGAGTTCGTCCACGTCGATGACGTGGCCGATGCCTCCCTCTTCCTGATGCGCCACCACGAGGGGAACGACATCGTCAACATAGGGAGCGGCGAGGAGATTGCCATCCGCGACCTGGCGCTCCTGGTGAAGAGGGTGGTCGGCTTCGGGGGCGAACTCGCCTTCGATACGTCCAAACCCGACGGCACCCCGCGCAAGCTCTCCGACGTTTCGCGGCTCCACGCTCTTGGCTGGCAGCACCGGATCGGGCTGGAAGAGGGGATTGCCGGGGTCTATGAATGGTACAAGGAGCGTCTATGA
- the gmd gene encoding GDP-mannose 4,6-dehydratase, translating to MKKALITGITGQDGSYLAELLLAKGYEVHGMIRRSSSFNTDRIDHLYRDPHEAGVRLFLHYGDLNDASSINKLLRDIRPDEIYNLGAQSHVRVSFDVPEYTGEVDAMGAVRILEGIREAGISPKFYQASSSELYGKVVETPQKETTPFYPRSPYACAKAYAFYITLNYRESYGMFACNGILFNHESPRRGETFVTRKITRAAGRIKAGLQERLYLGNLDAKRDWGFAGDYVEAMWLMLQQDQPDDYVVATGETYSVRLFAEKVFARLGMPLEWRGSGVNEQGVDANTGKVLIEIDPRYFRPAEVDLLLGDPSKAKARLGWQPKTDFERLVAMMTDADLALAEREKRANG from the coding sequence ATGAAAAAAGCGCTCATCACCGGAATCACCGGCCAGGACGGCTCGTACCTGGCGGAACTGCTCCTCGCCAAGGGGTACGAGGTCCACGGCATGATCCGCCGCTCCTCGTCGTTCAATACCGACCGGATCGACCACCTCTACCGCGATCCCCACGAGGCGGGGGTGCGGCTCTTCCTTCACTACGGCGACCTGAACGATGCCAGCTCCATCAACAAACTGCTGCGCGACATTCGTCCCGACGAGATCTACAACCTGGGGGCCCAGAGCCACGTGCGGGTCTCCTTCGACGTCCCCGAGTACACCGGCGAGGTGGACGCCATGGGGGCGGTCCGGATTCTGGAGGGGATCAGGGAGGCGGGGATCTCGCCGAAGTTCTACCAGGCCTCTTCCTCCGAGCTCTACGGCAAGGTGGTGGAGACCCCCCAGAAAGAGACCACCCCCTTCTATCCCCGCTCCCCTTACGCCTGCGCCAAGGCCTATGCCTTCTACATCACCCTCAACTACCGGGAGAGCTACGGGATGTTTGCCTGCAACGGGATCCTCTTCAACCACGAGTCCCCCCGCCGCGGCGAGACCTTCGTGACGAGAAAGATCACCCGCGCCGCCGGCCGGATCAAGGCGGGGCTCCAGGAGCGGCTCTATCTCGGCAACCTGGACGCCAAGCGCGACTGGGGGTTTGCCGGCGACTACGTGGAGGCGATGTGGCTCATGCTCCAGCAGGACCAGCCGGACGATTACGTGGTCGCCACCGGTGAGACCTACTCGGTGCGCCTCTTTGCCGAGAAGGTCTTCGCGCGGCTCGGCATGCCGCTGGAGTGGCGGGGGAGCGGCGTAAACGAACAGGGGGTCGACGCCAACACCGGTAAGGTCCTTATCGAGATCGACCCCCGCTACTTCCGTCCCGCCGAGGTGGACCTCCTCCTGGGCGATCCCTCCAAGGCCAAGGCGCGGCTCGGGTGGCAGCCGAAGACCGATTTCGAGAGACTCGTGGCGATGATGACCGACGCCGATCTGGCGCTGGCCGAGCGGGAGAAGCGGGCCAATGGATAA
- a CDS encoding winged helix-turn-helix transcriptional regulator, with product MNDAHDKGADSYRSFLLLNEIAGEESLSQRDLARRLGIALGLVNSYLKNLVAKGYVRVKEFPANRYAYLLTPQGIAEKSRLAYQHLSSFTTLYRVARQDFLLLFRRLKEEGVERVAFCGVDEVAEIAFLSLRETGIELALVMDAEGEGGEFFGKPVLSIPHGLLAGNHRIIITSFKRHGPLRDELVRRGAPPETIHCAVSADIATMTLSTEGL from the coding sequence ATGAACGATGCCCACGACAAAGGAGCCGACTCCTACCGCTCGTTTCTCCTGCTGAATGAGATCGCCGGTGAGGAATCCCTCTCCCAGCGGGATCTGGCCCGCCGCCTCGGTATTGCCCTGGGGCTCGTCAACTCGTACCTCAAAAACCTGGTGGCCAAGGGGTACGTGCGGGTCAAGGAGTTTCCCGCCAACCGCTACGCCTATCTGCTGACCCCCCAGGGGATCGCCGAAAAGAGCCGCCTCGCTTACCAGCACCTGAGTTCGTTCACGACGTTGTACCGGGTCGCCCGGCAGGATTTTCTCCTCCTCTTCCGCCGGCTGAAGGAAGAGGGGGTGGAGCGGGTTGCCTTCTGCGGGGTGGACGAGGTGGCCGAGATCGCCTTCCTCTCGCTCCGTGAAACCGGGATCGAACTTGCCCTGGTCATGGATGCAGAGGGTGAGGGGGGGGAGTTTTTCGGCAAGCCGGTGCTGTCCATTCCCCACGGGCTCCTGGCGGGAAACCACCGTATCATCATCACGTCGTTCAAGCGGCACGGGCCGCTGCGCGACGAACTCGTCCGACGGGGAGCTCCCCCCGAAACTATCCACTGCGCCGTCAGTGCCGATATTGCTACGATGACTTTATCAACGGAGGGATTGTAA
- a CDS encoding glycosyltransferase family 4 protein has translation MAERRLKILMLAPTPFFADRGCHVRIYEEARALIARGHDVRIVTYHLGRDMPGIPVRRTIRVPWYSRLAAGPSWHKPYLDIFLFFTALRAARAFSPHLIHAHLHEGAFIGAFLKKILRVPLMFDCQGSLTGELADHGFAREGSLLFRFFAVLERWINRTADAIITSSGAGRTDLVGRWGVPGEKVAALIDGVDTAVFRPYPRDDVRRRLGISPSIPLVVFLGVLNRYQGIDVLLSAAVILKSQGAALRFLVMGFPDESYREKARALGVGDMVTFTGRIDYAAAPAYLSAGDIAVSPKISLTEANGKLFNYMACGLPTVAFDTPINREILGDTGVYARFADAADLAERLADLAADPPRRASLASRVREKAEREHSWRGRGELLEQFYRRTLRGKAP, from the coding sequence TTGGCTGAACGGCGACTGAAAATCCTCATGCTGGCGCCAACCCCGTTCTTTGCCGACCGGGGGTGCCACGTCCGGATCTATGAGGAGGCCCGGGCCCTCATCGCCCGGGGGCACGACGTGCGGATCGTCACCTATCACCTGGGGCGCGACATGCCGGGAATCCCGGTCCGACGCACGATCCGGGTTCCCTGGTACTCCAGGCTCGCCGCCGGCCCCTCCTGGCACAAGCCGTATCTCGACATCTTCCTCTTCTTCACCGCCCTGCGGGCAGCGCGCGCCTTCTCCCCCCATCTGATCCACGCCCACCTCCATGAAGGGGCGTTCATCGGCGCGTTCCTCAAGAAGATTCTCCGCGTGCCGCTCATGTTCGACTGCCAGGGGAGTCTCACCGGCGAGCTGGCCGATCACGGCTTTGCCCGGGAGGGGTCGCTTCTCTTCCGCTTTTTCGCCGTTCTCGAACGATGGATCAACCGGACCGCCGATGCCATCATCACCAGCTCCGGCGCGGGACGCACCGACCTCGTGGGGCGCTGGGGGGTGCCGGGAGAGAAGGTTGCCGCCCTCATCGACGGGGTCGACACAGCGGTCTTTCGCCCCTATCCCCGCGACGACGTGCGCCGCAGGCTCGGCATCTCTCCCTCGATCCCCCTCGTGGTCTTCCTCGGGGTGCTGAACCGGTACCAGGGGATCGATGTCCTCCTCTCCGCCGCCGTCATCCTCAAGTCGCAGGGAGCCGCGCTCCGTTTCCTCGTCATGGGATTTCCCGATGAGTCGTACCGCGAGAAAGCCCGGGCGCTCGGCGTGGGCGACATGGTCACCTTCACGGGGCGGATCGACTACGCCGCCGCTCCCGCCTACCTTTCAGCGGGCGATATCGCGGTCTCGCCCAAGATCTCCCTCACCGAGGCCAACGGCAAGCTCTTCAACTACATGGCCTGCGGGCTGCCGACGGTCGCCTTCGATACCCCCATCAACCGGGAGATTCTCGGCGATACCGGCGTCTACGCCCGGTTTGCCGATGCGGCGGACCTGGCGGAGCGGCTTGCCGATCTGGCCGCCGACCCGCCACGGCGCGCCTCCCTCGCCAGCCGCGTCCGGGAAAAGGCGGAGCGCGAGCATTCGTGGCGAGGCCGGGGGGAGCTGCTCGAACAGTTCTATCGACGGACGCTGAGGGGTAAGGCCCCGTAA
- a CDS encoding glycosyltransferase family 2 protein, with protein MNLSIVVPIYNEEENIVPLHERVTEALAETSLAYELILVDDGSSDGSFPLLREIAGRDPRVKVIRFRRNFGQTAAMAAGFDAARGRVVVPMDGDLQNDPADIPMLLAKIDEGYDVVSGWRKDRQDTFINRRLPSILANGLISRLTGVHLHDYGCTLKAYRREVLEGVNLYGELHRFVPALASQVGARVAELPVRHHPRLHGTSKYGISRTTRVVLDLMTVKFLLSYSTKPIQLFGKWGIYTMLAGMLAGGLTLYMKLFEGMSMNRNPLLILTAFLLFGGVQFIALGLLGELNARTYYEAQAKPIYAVRERINLG; from the coding sequence GTGAACCTGAGCATCGTCGTACCGATCTACAATGAAGAAGAGAACATCGTTCCGCTCCACGAGCGGGTGACCGAAGCCCTGGCGGAAACCAGCCTCGCCTACGAGCTGATCCTCGTGGACGACGGCTCCAGCGACGGCTCCTTCCCTCTGCTGCGGGAGATTGCCGGTCGCGACCCGCGGGTGAAGGTGATCCGCTTCCGCCGCAACTTCGGTCAGACCGCCGCCATGGCGGCCGGTTTCGATGCCGCCCGGGGGAGGGTGGTCGTCCCGATGGACGGCGACCTCCAGAATGATCCGGCAGACATCCCGATGCTTCTGGCGAAGATCGACGAGGGGTACGACGTGGTCTCCGGCTGGCGCAAGGATCGCCAGGACACCTTCATCAACCGGCGGCTTCCGTCGATCCTGGCCAACGGCCTCATCTCCCGGCTGACCGGGGTTCATCTCCACGACTACGGCTGCACTCTCAAGGCCTATCGCCGCGAGGTGTTGGAAGGGGTGAACCTCTACGGCGAACTGCACCGCTTCGTGCCGGCGCTCGCCTCCCAAGTGGGGGCTCGGGTGGCGGAGCTGCCGGTCCGGCACCACCCGCGGCTCCACGGCACGAGCAAGTATGGCATCTCCCGCACCACCCGCGTGGTGCTCGACCTGATGACGGTCAAGTTTCTCCTCAGCTATTCCACCAAGCCGATCCAACTCTTCGGCAAGTGGGGAATCTACACGATGCTGGCCGGGATGCTGGCCGGCGGGCTCACCCTCTACATGAAGCTTTTCGAGGGGATGAGCATGAACCGCAACCCCCTCCTCATCCTCACCGCTTTCCTCCTCTTCGGCGGAGTCCAGTTCATCGCCCTGGGGCTGCTGGGCGAGCTCAACGCCCGCACCTACTACGAAGCCCAGGCGAAGCCGATCTACGCGGTGCGCGAGCGGATCAACCTTGGCTGA